In the Bartonella apihabitans genome, TTTTCAAAACCTGACGATGAGCACAAGGCTTAACGAAGCAGTGTTATTTATAAGCTTTGCCAGCGTCACTTTTGAAGTAAAATATGTTAAATCATTCGTGCAAAATATCCAATTGCTTTCACGTTTTTTTCATTGGCGAACCGCTTTTGTGACTTTAAACGGTTCTGACTGTCTCACCGATTTGCCAGTGACCCCATGCTTTTTCAATTTCCTCTTTATCCAGACCGGCTGAAAGGAGAGCCCATAATAACAGCCGCGCTTTTAAGGGCGAAAGCCACCTGCCCATCAGCACGCCGCTTCTTATAAGATCAATTTCCGAACCTTTATAACCATAGGTTCTTTCACTTGTTGGTCCGCTATAGGCTCGTGTTGTTACAATAACCGGCAGAGTGCCCGCATAATTTTTAATAATATCGGCTTCCTCGAAACTTACGTGGCCGGATCCGAAACCGGCAATCACAACGCCCTGATAAATGCCGCTTGAAAATACGAGTTCAAGATGGTCTCCTCCCGAAGAAAGGCAGGCTTCGACAAGGGCAACTTTTTTATCAAGCGTTTTCGGCCTGCTTAACGGTTTTGGTCGTCTATCGATAGAGTGGAAGAAAACCGGTTTTGCCTCGACAACCACACCAAGCGGGCCGACCAAACCTGATTTGAAAGTTTCAACTTTGAGCGAATGACTTTTTCTTACAAAATAGGGGGAATGGATTTCGTCATTCATCACCACCATAGCGCCGCGACCGATGCTTTGTTCATTTATTGCCACGAGTAAAGAGGATAAAAGATTGGCTGGCCCGTTGGCACCGGCTGCCATTGGCGCACGCATAGCACCGGTTATAATGAGCGGCTGGGTTTTTTGCCAATAAAGTGAAAGGAGAAATGCTGATTCTTCAAGCGTGTCGGTACCTTGGGTCAGAATGACAGCTTTTGCACCCTTATCAATCTGGTTATTTGCCCAATCAAGAGCTTCAAACAACACTTTGAAGGAGAGGGAACCGCTTGGCAGTTTTGCCAATGTTTCGGCATGTATTGTAGCAAGTTCGGAAATGCCGGGAACCGATTTTGCAAGCTGGTCAGCCGAAAGTTCAGGCTCCACTCCGCCGGACTTTCCGGCAACCATGGCAATTGTGCCACCCAATGCACCAATAGCAACTGTCGGCAATGGCATTTTATGTTTTCCTTTGAGAGTTCAAATTTGCCCAAGCATTAGCAGCATTTGATCAAGTCAACAATGCGCTTTGATGACAAGTTATAATCGAGCGGTTCTTTTCAAAAATGAATGGTTTTTTAAAAATCGGGAAGGTTTTTAAAATGTCTTCGTCAATATGGTTGAGTTTTAATGTTCGAATTCCTAAATATGCACTCTGTATAGCCGCTTTTCATTGCTTTTAACGAGGATGGAGCGTGTGGATAAAAGGAGTTTACTTGTGACAGAACATAAGCCCGATACAATGTATGGCACGACCATCATTACAGTTCGTAAAGGCAATAAGGTTGTCATTGCCGGCGATGGACAGGTGACATTAGGGCAG is a window encoding:
- a CDS encoding asparaginase, with the protein product MPTVAIGALGGTIAMVAGKSGGVEPELSADQLAKSVPGISELATIHAETLAKLPSGSLSFKVLFEALDWANNQIDKGAKAVILTQGTDTLEESAFLLSLYWQKTQPLIITGAMRAPMAAGANGPANLLSSLLVAINEQSIGRGAMVVMNDEIHSPYFVRKSHSLKVETFKSGLVGPLGVVVEAKPVFFHSIDRRPKPLSRPKTLDKKVALVEACLSSGGDHLELVFSSGIYQGVVIAGFGSGHVSFEEADIIKNYAGTLPVIVTTRAYSGPTSERTYGYKGSEIDLIRSGVLMGRWLSPLKARLLLWALLSAGLDKEEIEKAWGHWQIGETVRTV